Proteins encoded within one genomic window of Anaerohalosphaeraceae bacterium:
- a CDS encoding DUF72 domain-containing protein, protein MSRRKKGRVWVGTSGWSYEDWRGRFYPEGLSKKDWFAFYARHFSTVELNAPFYHLFPAATFEGWKDKAPKGFVFAVKMWRQVTHRRRLADAAEPTERALERAALLGEHLGPILIQLPPGLHRDQPRLEAYLQVLAGLQEKLGRAFRFVFEFRHESWMAEPVPEMLERFGCGLCLADGLGPAFPRQAVGGFVYVRFHGRTQRYRTLYTKVMLEEWAGWLREQIDTGLDVYAYFNNDYQAYAVQNARELMEMLKG, encoded by the coding sequence ATGAGCCGGAGGAAGAAAGGGCGGGTTTGGGTGGGGACGTCAGGGTGGTCATATGAGGACTGGAGGGGGCGTTTTTATCCGGAGGGGCTTTCGAAAAAGGATTGGTTTGCCTTTTATGCCCGGCATTTTTCGACGGTGGAGCTGAACGCCCCCTTTTATCATTTGTTTCCGGCGGCGACCTTTGAGGGCTGGAAAGACAAGGCCCCGAAGGGGTTCGTTTTTGCCGTGAAGATGTGGCGGCAGGTAACTCACCGCAGACGGCTGGCGGATGCAGCCGAGCCGACCGAGCGTGCCCTCGAGCGGGCGGCGCTGCTGGGGGAGCATCTGGGACCGATTCTGATTCAGCTGCCGCCGGGACTGCATCGGGACCAGCCGCGGCTGGAGGCCTATCTGCAGGTGCTGGCGGGGCTGCAGGAAAAACTCGGGCGGGCCTTTCGGTTTGTCTTTGAGTTTCGCCACGAAAGCTGGATGGCCGAGCCGGTGCCGGAAATGCTGGAGCGGTTCGGATGCGGGCTTTGTCTGGCGGACGGATTGGGGCCGGCGTTTCCCAGGCAGGCCGTCGGCGGTTTTGTCTATGTTCGCTTTCACGGCCGGACACAGCGGTATCGGACGCTGTACACAAAGGTGATGCTGGAGGAATGGGCGGGTTGGCTGCGGGAGCAAATCGACACAGGTCTTGATGTATATGCGTATTTCAATAATGATTACCAGGCCTATGCGGTGCAGAACGCCCGTGAGCTGATGGAGATGCTGAAAGGATAG
- the tsaA gene encoding tRNA (N6-threonylcarbamoyladenosine(37)-N6)-methyltransferase TrmO translates to MESVVFKPIGVLHMPFRQREGTPRQAAGAQAYTATLEVFEDYQEGLKDAEGFSHLVVLFYLHRVERADLTACPPWDDKPHGVFATCSPFRPNPIGVSVVRLEKREGRFLTIRGVDMLDGSPVLDIKPYVPDLYPRENVRVGWMTGKVGGMTDSRTGEK, encoded by the coding sequence ATGGAATCCGTTGTTTTCAAGCCGATTGGGGTTCTGCATATGCCGTTTCGTCAGCGGGAGGGGACCCCCCGTCAGGCGGCGGGGGCGCAGGCATACACGGCCACCCTGGAGGTTTTTGAAGACTATCAGGAGGGGCTCAAGGATGCGGAGGGATTCAGTCATCTGGTGGTGCTGTTTTATCTGCATCGGGTTGAGCGGGCGGATTTGACGGCCTGTCCTCCGTGGGACGACAAACCCCATGGCGTGTTTGCGACATGTTCTCCCTTTCGTCCCAATCCTATCGGCGTGTCGGTGGTCCGGCTGGAAAAGAGGGAAGGACGATTCTTAACGATTCGCGGGGTGGATATGCTGGACGGAAGCCCCGTGCTGGATATCAAGCCGTATGTGCCCGACTTGTACCCCCGAGAGAATGTGCGGGTGGGCTGGATGACCGGCAAGGTGGGTGGAATGACGGATTCACGAACGGGGGAGAAATGA
- a CDS encoding peptidylprolyl isomerase — translation MKQVLMKTTLGDIKLELDEEAAPITTANFLEYVQNGHYDGTIFHRVIKDFMIQGGGLTKEMRPKPTYEPIVNEASNGLKNKRGTIAMARTSEPDSATCQFFINHRDNDFLNYRGPQPDRIGYAVFGKVIEGMEVVDRIASVKTGRRQGYEDVPLEPVEIVSVRLV, via the coding sequence ATGAAGCAGGTTTTGATGAAAACAACGCTGGGCGATATAAAGCTGGAACTGGATGAAGAGGCGGCACCGATTACGACGGCCAACTTTCTGGAGTATGTTCAGAACGGTCATTACGACGGGACGATTTTTCATCGGGTTATCAAAGATTTTATGATTCAGGGGGGCGGGCTGACAAAGGAGATGCGTCCCAAACCGACCTATGAGCCGATAGTCAACGAGGCGTCCAACGGACTGAAGAATAAGCGCGGGACGATTGCGATGGCCCGGACGTCGGAGCCGGACAGTGCGACCTGCCAGTTTTTTATCAATCATCGGGACAATGATTTTCTGAATTACCGGGGACCGCAGCCGGACCGAATCGGCTATGCCGTTTTCGGAAAAGTGATTGAGGGGATGGAGGTGGTAGACCGGATTGCTTCGGTTAAGACCGGCCGCAGGCAGGGCTATGAGGATGTACCGCTGGAGCCGGTGGAGATTGTATCGGTGCGGCTGGTTTAG
- a CDS encoding peptidylprolyl isomerase yields the protein MKTSLFWIGAVFGIIGIVGCNEKDKVKTDPAVEELVQEVVPAKEPAAEPSMPAAVSGTADQEKKEEQPAYPKVKMITSMGVIVLELYPDKAPVTVENFLKYVDDGFYNGTIFHRVIRRFMIQGGGFTAQMVQKPTRSPIVNECGPQLRNLRGTIAMARTSQPNSATSQFFINQVDNPFLDFDGPNKPGYAVFGRVIDGMDVVDRIATVATTRLPNGMADVPVEPVVIERVERVR from the coding sequence ATGAAAACAAGTCTTTTTTGGATTGGAGCGGTATTTGGAATTATTGGGATTGTCGGCTGCAACGAAAAGGACAAGGTAAAAACAGATCCGGCGGTGGAGGAGTTGGTGCAGGAGGTTGTACCCGCCAAGGAGCCGGCGGCTGAACCGTCGATGCCGGCAGCGGTTTCGGGAACGGCGGACCAAGAGAAGAAGGAAGAACAGCCGGCGTATCCGAAGGTCAAAATGATCACATCGATGGGGGTCATCGTGCTGGAGCTGTATCCGGACAAGGCACCGGTGACGGTGGAAAACTTTCTTAAATATGTGGACGATGGGTTTTACAACGGGACTATCTTTCATCGGGTGATTCGGCGGTTTATGATTCAGGGCGGCGGGTTTACGGCTCAGATGGTCCAGAAGCCGACCCGCAGTCCGATTGTCAATGAGTGCGGGCCGCAGCTGCGAAACCTGCGGGGGACGATTGCGATGGCTCGAACCAGCCAGCCGAACAGTGCGACCAGCCAGTTTTTCATCAATCAGGTGGACAATCCGTTTCTGGATTTTGACGGGCCGAACAAGCCCGGTTATGCGGTGTTCGGCCGGGTGATTGACGGAATGGATGTGGTGGATCGGATTGCAACGGTGGCGACCACCCGCCTGCCGAACGGAATGGCGGATGTGCCGGTTGAGCCGGTGGTGATCGAGCGTGTGGAACGAGTGCGGTAG
- the hydG gene encoding [FeFe] hydrogenase H-cluster radical SAM maturase HydG, translating to MKTEQTLEPFINEQQIAETLSSAAAKDASCVRSILAKAKELHGLEPEEIAVLTSISDPELLSELFETAKYVKETIYGRRLVLFAPLYISNLCSNECLYCAFRARNKAVKRRALTQEEIRREVEILVNQGHKRILLVAGESYPNEGFSYILKAIETIYSVKTPTGEIRRVNVNIAPLTTDEFRQLKAARIGTYQLFQETYHRQTYQKVHQGGKKTDYNWRVTAMDRAMEAGIDDVGIGVLFGLFDWRFEILALMQHIRHLEERFGVGPHTISVPRLEPAAGSDMSLHPPQPVSDIDFRKIVAILRLAVPYTGIIMSTRETPNMRRETFALGVSQISAGSRTNPGGYAEGKEVLEEAQFSLGDHRPLDEVIYDITRLGYIPSFCTGCYRLGRTGQDFMDLAKPGLIKQHCDPNALSTFLEYLIDYASPQTKEAGLVLIHQALGQMEPLTRRRTEAMLQKVRAGQHDVYC from the coding sequence ATGAAAACTGAACAAACACTCGAGCCGTTCATAAACGAACAGCAAATTGCAGAAACCCTTTCCTCTGCCGCCGCCAAAGATGCATCCTGTGTCCGGAGCATCCTGGCCAAAGCAAAAGAACTCCACGGTCTGGAGCCGGAGGAAATCGCCGTTTTGACCTCCATCAGCGACCCCGAGCTTCTTAGCGAACTCTTTGAAACCGCCAAATATGTTAAAGAAACCATTTACGGCAGGCGCCTGGTTCTCTTCGCTCCTCTGTATATCTCCAACCTCTGTTCCAATGAATGCCTCTACTGCGCCTTTCGGGCTCGAAACAAAGCGGTCAAACGCCGTGCCCTCACGCAGGAGGAAATCCGCCGCGAAGTGGAAATCCTCGTCAATCAGGGACACAAACGAATCCTGCTGGTAGCCGGTGAATCCTATCCAAACGAAGGGTTTTCCTATATTCTCAAGGCCATCGAAACCATCTATTCCGTCAAAACCCCGACCGGCGAAATCCGCCGGGTCAATGTCAATATTGCCCCGCTTACCACGGATGAGTTTCGCCAGTTGAAAGCCGCCCGCATCGGGACGTATCAGCTGTTTCAGGAAACCTACCACCGCCAGACCTATCAGAAGGTTCATCAGGGCGGCAAAAAAACGGATTACAACTGGCGGGTTACCGCGATGGACCGGGCGATGGAAGCCGGCATTGATGATGTCGGCATCGGGGTCCTTTTCGGTCTTTTCGATTGGCGTTTTGAAATCCTGGCTTTGATGCAGCATATCCGCCATCTGGAGGAGCGTTTCGGCGTCGGCCCTCACACCATCAGTGTGCCCCGGCTCGAGCCGGCCGCCGGCTCCGATATGTCCCTCCATCCGCCGCAGCCTGTCAGCGACATTGACTTTCGCAAAATCGTCGCCATCCTCCGCCTGGCCGTCCCCTATACGGGCATTATCATGTCCACCCGCGAGACCCCCAATATGCGGCGAGAAACCTTCGCTCTGGGTGTTTCTCAAATCTCCGCCGGCAGCCGCACCAATCCGGGCGGTTATGCAGAAGGCAAAGAAGTCCTGGAAGAAGCCCAGTTCTCGCTCGGTGACCACCGCCCGCTGGACGAAGTCATTTACGACATCACCCGGCTCGGCTATATCCCTTCCTTCTGCACCGGCTGCTACCGGCTCGGACGCACCGGACAGGATTTTATGGATTTGGCCAAACCCGGTCTGATTAAGCAGCACTGCGACCCCAACGCCCTGTCCACGTTTCTGGAATACCTTATCGATTACGCCTCCCCGCAGACGAAGGAAGCCGGCCTGGTCCTGATTCACCAGGCCCTTGGGCAAATGGAACCGCTCACCCGCCGGCGCACCGAAGCGATGCTCCAGAAAGTCCGCGCCGGCCAGCACGATGTGTATTGTTGA
- the hydF gene encoding [FeFe] hydrogenase H-cluster maturation GTPase HydF, with protein MTQAAPKGFRLHIGIFGRRNVGKSSLLNALTRQQVSIVSDQAGTTTDPVEKPMELLPLGPVLFIDTAGIDDVGALGQMRIGKTRQVFDRTDIGLLVTDGIWGEFEEQIARELSARKIPLIAVFNKTDLAEPAPSILEQLQNRSIPFVRTAAASGLGIEPLREVLIRTVPADFINQPVIAADLVGPGGVAVLVVPIDKEAPKGRLILPQVQTIRDLLDHNAMCIVTTEHTLTEALEKLKAPPALVVTDSQAFAKVAEIVPPGVKMTGFSVLYSRLKGDLTTQMLGALAVDTLRPHDRVLIAESCTHHPIGDDIGRVKIPKWLTSRVGGPLQFTTVQGHDFPEDLSPYKLVIHCGACMVNRREMLTRILRCQQAGVPITNYGLVIAYTLGLFERALEPFPETLAVYQNMLGELQKK; from the coding sequence ATGACGCAGGCAGCCCCGAAAGGATTTCGGCTTCATATCGGCATCTTCGGCAGGCGCAATGTCGGCAAATCCAGTCTGCTGAACGCCCTGACCCGCCAGCAGGTCTCTATTGTCTCCGACCAGGCGGGCACCACCACGGACCCCGTTGAAAAACCGATGGAGCTGCTGCCGCTGGGGCCTGTGCTCTTTATCGACACCGCCGGCATCGATGATGTCGGGGCGCTGGGCCAAATGCGCATCGGAAAAACCCGTCAGGTCTTTGACCGAACGGACATCGGCCTGCTCGTCACGGACGGCATCTGGGGGGAATTCGAAGAGCAGATTGCCCGGGAACTGTCCGCCCGGAAAATTCCGCTGATTGCCGTCTTCAACAAAACGGATTTGGCCGAGCCCGCCCCGTCGATTCTCGAGCAGCTGCAAAATCGCTCCATTCCGTTTGTCCGAACAGCCGCCGCATCCGGCCTGGGCATCGAGCCGCTTCGGGAGGTCCTCATCCGCACCGTCCCTGCCGACTTCATCAATCAGCCCGTTATCGCCGCCGACCTTGTGGGACCGGGCGGCGTGGCTGTGCTGGTTGTGCCGATTGACAAAGAGGCCCCCAAAGGCCGGCTCATCCTCCCGCAGGTGCAGACCATTCGCGACCTCCTCGACCACAATGCGATGTGCATTGTCACGACAGAACATACCCTGACGGAGGCCCTCGAAAAACTCAAAGCACCGCCGGCCCTGGTTGTCACGGACTCTCAGGCCTTTGCCAAAGTCGCTGAAATCGTTCCCCCCGGCGTCAAAATGACGGGTTTTTCCGTCCTTTACTCCCGGCTCAAAGGAGACCTGACCACCCAGATGCTCGGCGCTCTGGCCGTCGATACCCTTCGCCCGCACGACCGTGTCCTTATCGCTGAATCCTGCACGCACCATCCAATCGGCGACGACATCGGACGCGTCAAAATCCCCAAATGGCTCACCAGCCGCGTCGGCGGTCCGCTGCAGTTTACCACGGTTCAGGGACACGACTTCCCCGAAGACCTTTCACCCTACAAACTCGTGATTCACTGCGGCGCCTGTATGGTCAATCGAAGAGAAATGCTCACCCGCATCCTCCGCTGTCAGCAGGCGGGCGTCCCCATTACCAACTACGGTCTGGTGATTGCCTATACACTCGGCCTCTTCGAACGTGCTCTTGAACCGTTTCCGGAAACGCTTGCCGTCTATCAAAATATGCTTGGGGAGCTTCAGAAAAAATGA
- a CDS encoding DUF2798 domain-containing protein codes for MTVQRNNALKRRLLNGFFMSLLMASVMSAVMTLVNTGAGPGFFLRWMRAFCIGFAAAYPTAFLCAPLAQRLTDRLLNADFAKQNESETDKI; via the coding sequence ATGACCGTACAGAGGAACAATGCGCTCAAACGCCGGCTGCTGAACGGCTTTTTTATGTCGCTTCTGATGGCCTCTGTGATGTCGGCCGTGATGACGCTGGTCAACACCGGCGCAGGTCCCGGCTTTTTCCTGCGATGGATGCGGGCCTTCTGCATCGGTTTTGCCGCCGCCTATCCAACCGCGTTTCTCTGTGCACCGCTCGCCCAGCGTCTGACCGACAGACTCCTGAACGCCGACTTTGCAAAACAGAATGAATCCGAAACTGACAAAATCTGA
- the hydE gene encoding [FeFe] hydrogenase H-cluster radical SAM maturase HydE, with protein MNPKLTKSEIEFWLRQTDPAELEKLWQAADRVRREHVGDAVHLRGLLEISNYCRRSCAYCGLSRHNRSLARYRMTAEEILDAARQIAAFGYGTVVLQAGEDDGIEAAWLADIIRTIKQTTPLAVTLSLGERSLDELRLWRQAGADRYLLRFETSDPELFRLIHPPVGGQTLSRIDILRQLRSLGYEVGSGVMVGIPGQTYRSLAEDIDLFRQLDLDMIGVGPYIPHPHTPLGKGRIRPSVSPAEQVPNTEEMTYKVIALTRLVCPEANIPSTTALATINRESGRELGLQRGANIVMPNCTPPHYRQLYEIYPGKACISETAQACQSCLAQRIRSIGRTIGTGPGCRQRRTTPCDTQSESAAVRSAPNR; from the coding sequence ATGAATCCGAAACTGACAAAATCTGAAATCGAGTTTTGGCTCCGTCAGACCGACCCGGCCGAGTTGGAAAAACTCTGGCAGGCCGCCGACCGGGTGCGCCGCGAACATGTCGGCGACGCCGTCCATCTTCGCGGTCTCCTTGAAATATCCAATTACTGCCGCCGTTCATGCGCCTACTGCGGCCTGTCCCGACACAATCGCTCTCTAGCCCGGTATCGAATGACTGCAGAGGAAATCCTCGACGCCGCCCGGCAAATCGCCGCCTTCGGCTACGGGACCGTCGTCCTGCAGGCAGGAGAGGACGACGGCATCGAGGCCGCTTGGCTGGCCGACATCATCCGCACCATCAAACAAACGACCCCGCTGGCCGTCACCCTCAGTCTGGGCGAACGCTCGCTGGATGAGCTGCGTCTGTGGCGGCAGGCCGGCGCCGACCGCTACCTTCTGCGATTTGAAACTTCCGACCCGGAGCTCTTTCGGCTCATTCACCCGCCGGTTGGCGGACAGACGCTTTCCCGCATCGATATCCTTCGGCAGCTGCGCTCGCTGGGCTATGAAGTCGGCAGCGGTGTGATGGTCGGCATTCCCGGGCAAACCTACCGCTCGCTGGCGGAAGATATTGATTTGTTCCGGCAGCTGGACCTCGATATGATCGGCGTGGGCCCCTATATCCCGCACCCCCACACCCCGCTGGGGAAAGGCCGAATCAGGCCCTCCGTCAGTCCTGCTGAACAAGTGCCGAACACGGAAGAGATGACCTACAAAGTGATTGCGTTGACCCGACTTGTCTGCCCGGAGGCCAATATCCCCAGCACAACCGCGCTGGCGACGATCAATCGGGAAAGCGGACGCGAGCTGGGGCTACAGCGCGGCGCCAATATTGTCATGCCCAACTGCACCCCGCCGCATTATCGGCAGCTCTATGAAATCTACCCGGGCAAGGCCTGCATCAGCGAGACTGCTCAGGCCTGTCAGTCCTGTCTGGCCCAGCGTATCCGCTCCATCGGACGCACCATCGGCACCGGTCCGGGCTGCCGGCAGCGACGGACAACCCCCTGCGATACTCAATCCGAGTCAGCCGCCGTCCGCTCCGCCCCGAACCGATAA
- a CDS encoding sulfatase-like hydrolase/transferase yields the protein MNRRDFLRQAVSAAACGGAMGLAGCAERKRGPERLPVQRPNILFILADDLGYGDLGCYGQQRIQTPNLDRMAQEGLRFTQHYAGSAVCAPSRCSLLTGLHTGHARIRGNDRRPLLPEDSTIAQRLREAGYTTGVVGKWGLGEAGSTGIPTRQGFDYFFGYLNQQHAHNYYPEFLWRNEEKVPLPNVVERPAGRPNHPGGVSTNRAVYSHDLFMEEAEKFVRRNAFRPFFLYLALTIPHANNEAGVKGMEVPDWGPYAQEDWPEPQKGYAAMVTRMDEGIGRLLAVLKELGLDEKTVVFFSSDNGPHQEGGADPRFFQSSGPLRGIKRDLYEGGIRVPMLVRWPGVIRPGKRTEYVSAFWDFYPTCLELAGLEPEEGLDGISFLPVLLGEENRQKEHSYLYWELHEAGGIQALRRGRWKAIRRNLAQESNPPIELYNLNLDPMESRDVSRDYLPITKKMQQLFQTARTEAPGYRFGAERTAADSD from the coding sequence GTGAATCGGAGGGATTTTCTTCGGCAGGCCGTTTCGGCGGCGGCCTGCGGGGGGGCGATGGGGCTGGCCGGCTGTGCCGAACGGAAACGCGGACCGGAGCGTTTGCCTGTTCAGCGGCCGAATATTCTGTTTATTCTGGCGGATGACCTCGGATATGGGGATTTGGGTTGCTACGGTCAGCAGCGGATTCAGACGCCGAATCTGGACCGGATGGCGCAGGAAGGGCTTCGTTTTACACAGCATTATGCGGGCAGTGCGGTTTGTGCGCCGTCGCGATGCAGTCTCTTGACGGGGCTTCACACGGGACATGCGCGAATACGGGGCAACGACCGAAGGCCGCTGCTGCCGGAGGATAGCACGATTGCTCAGCGGCTTCGGGAGGCGGGCTATACAACGGGGGTCGTCGGCAAATGGGGACTCGGAGAGGCCGGTTCGACCGGAATTCCGACTCGACAGGGTTTTGATTATTTCTTCGGCTATTTGAATCAGCAGCATGCTCATAATTATTATCCGGAATTTTTGTGGCGAAATGAAGAAAAGGTGCCGCTGCCGAATGTCGTCGAGCGTCCGGCGGGAAGACCGAATCATCCGGGCGGGGTTTCAACGAATCGGGCGGTTTATTCCCATGATTTGTTTATGGAGGAGGCGGAGAAGTTTGTCCGGCGAAATGCCTTCCGGCCTTTTTTTCTGTATCTGGCCCTGACGATTCCGCATGCGAACAATGAAGCGGGGGTCAAGGGGATGGAAGTGCCGGACTGGGGGCCTTATGCGCAGGAAGATTGGCCTGAGCCGCAGAAGGGATATGCGGCGATGGTTACGCGGATGGATGAGGGAATCGGCCGGCTGCTGGCGGTGCTGAAGGAATTGGGACTTGATGAGAAAACGGTCGTGTTTTTCTCCAGCGATAACGGACCCCATCAGGAGGGCGGAGCAGACCCGCGGTTTTTCCAAAGCAGCGGGCCGCTGCGGGGGATTAAGCGGGATTTGTATGAAGGGGGGATACGGGTGCCGATGCTCGTCCGCTGGCCGGGGGTGATTCGCCCGGGCAAACGGACGGAGTATGTGAGTGCATTTTGGGATTTTTACCCGACCTGTCTGGAGCTGGCCGGATTGGAGCCGGAAGAGGGACTGGACGGCATCTCGTTTCTGCCGGTTCTGCTGGGCGAGGAAAACCGGCAGAAAGAACATTCTTATCTGTATTGGGAACTGCATGAGGCGGGCGGCATCCAGGCGCTGCGGAGGGGGCGATGGAAGGCGATTCGACGGAATCTTGCTCAGGAGTCGAATCCGCCGATTGAGCTGTATAATTTGAATTTGGACCCTATGGAAAGCCGTGATGTATCCAGAGACTATCTGCCTATAACCAAAAAAATGCAGCAGCTTTTTCAAACGGCCAGAACCGAAGCGCCGGGTTATCGGTTCGGGGCGGAGCGGACGGCGGCTGACTCGGATTGA
- a CDS encoding GDSL-type esterase/lipase family protein — MSRPTLGRVFWTAVIAGGLAVLYLKPVPLAYWVAQHREVLLGRYSVGQVTAQLILTPMGLWLLWGIWMGKVKTPQQRRQGAFKTISVVLSVLFCLVFADILLRVVQRSSYQKVGASYHRPPHQRIEGVFSDEPVSAFTYPNAPSGYPPVRYVFSTDSRGFRNPARIDKADVVVLGDSFAEGSSVSDEQAWPVLLGRATGKTVYNLGMSGTSAAGYLEVLERFGLALKPRWVLCLLYEGNDFRDSNFQRDERPGRASLGDVIFKGSPLRRRIQTFLIRMLGPVGSRRFWDAPEKLRQPSHPMYPVSWLPLEVPAGSGHFYAFELKRVLDHWVRPEQFAGSAAFEHTRAALRRMKELCSAQGAELVIVYAPDKPHVLLESVRERLRAEQVRAFLALRRKNLPPAETLLEDLIPSMDVFEQVVKGFCQSEGIRFVSLTEVLRQKIEEGVWAYYTYDQHWSPDGHRVAADYLAQIVFGAEKAR, encoded by the coding sequence ATGAGCAGGCCGACCTTGGGGAGAGTTTTTTGGACGGCGGTGATTGCGGGGGGGCTGGCGGTTCTGTATTTAAAGCCGGTGCCTCTGGCCTACTGGGTGGCGCAGCATCGGGAGGTACTGCTGGGCCGCTACAGTGTGGGGCAGGTGACGGCACAGCTGATTTTAACGCCGATGGGGCTTTGGCTGCTGTGGGGGATTTGGATGGGCAAAGTCAAGACCCCCCAACAGCGACGGCAGGGTGCGTTTAAAACAATTTCGGTCGTTCTTTCCGTTCTTTTTTGTCTGGTATTTGCAGATATTCTGCTGCGGGTTGTACAGCGAAGTTCCTATCAGAAGGTCGGGGCCAGTTATCACCGCCCCCCCCATCAGCGGATTGAGGGAGTGTTCAGCGATGAACCGGTGTCGGCGTTTACCTATCCGAATGCCCCGAGCGGCTATCCTCCGGTGCGCTATGTGTTCTCCACGGACAGTCGGGGGTTCCGAAATCCCGCCCGGATAGACAAGGCGGATGTGGTGGTGCTGGGGGATTCGTTTGCGGAAGGTTCGAGCGTGTCGGACGAGCAGGCCTGGCCGGTGCTGCTGGGCCGGGCGACGGGCAAAACGGTGTATAATCTGGGTATGTCCGGCACGAGTGCGGCGGGGTATCTGGAGGTTCTCGAACGGTTCGGTTTGGCGCTGAAGCCCCGGTGGGTGCTGTGTCTTCTGTACGAGGGCAATGATTTTCGGGACAGCAATTTCCAGCGGGACGAAAGGCCCGGTCGGGCTTCTTTGGGGGATGTGATATTCAAGGGCTCACCGCTGCGGCGGCGGATTCAGACATTTTTGATTCGGATGCTGGGGCCGGTGGGGAGCCGGCGGTTTTGGGATGCGCCGGAAAAACTCCGTCAGCCCTCTCATCCGATGTATCCGGTGTCGTGGCTGCCGCTGGAGGTGCCCGCCGGTTCAGGCCATTTTTATGCGTTTGAACTCAAGCGGGTGCTGGACCATTGGGTGCGTCCGGAGCAGTTTGCCGGGTCAGCGGCGTTTGAACACACGCGGGCCGCTCTGCGGCGGATGAAGGAACTCTGTTCCGCTCAGGGGGCGGAATTGGTGATTGTGTACGCGCCGGATAAGCCGCACGTGCTTTTGGAGAGTGTCAGGGAGCGGCTCCGTGCGGAGCAGGTGCGGGCCTTTTTGGCCCTCAGGCGAAAAAATCTGCCGCCGGCGGAAACCCTGCTGGAGGACCTTATCCCGTCGATGGATGTCTTTGAGCAGGTTGTCAAGGGATTCTGTCAAAGCGAGGGGATTCGGTTTGTGAGTTTGACCGAGGTTTTGCGGCAGAAGATTGAAGAGGGGGTTTGGGCGTATTACACGTATGACCAGCATTGGAGTCCGGATGGGCATCGCGTTGCAGCGGACTATCTGGCCCAAATCGTGTTTGGTGCGGAGAAGGCAAGGTGA
- a CDS encoding DUF5989 family protein: MTESSGSSVRKEFEEQARQGRTTLLAEFVDFLKHNKKWWLLPILLMLLLLGLIVLLSGTAVAPFLYPLF; encoded by the coding sequence ATGACAGAGTCCAGCGGTTCTTCGGTGCGGAAAGAGTTTGAAGAGCAGGCCCGGCAGGGCCGAACCACGCTGTTGGCGGAGTTTGTTGATTTTCTCAAACACAACAAAAAATGGTGGCTTCTGCCGATTCTGCTGATGCTGCTGCTGTTGGGGCTGATTGTTCTGCTGAGCGGTACGGCCGTGGCGCCGTTTTTGTATCCGCTGTTTTAG
- a CDS encoding SxtJ family membrane protein, whose protein sequence is MAMMEISWKPSEKTLRQFGFGCLVMLPVLGYLLHWRFGLPAKAAWGMAAAGVLLFAAGLSVPKAVWPFYVLLTAVGFPIGWLISHAVMILFYFGILTPIGLVFRLMGRDVLHCRWDKQAQTYWVRCSRSVSARRYFRQF, encoded by the coding sequence ATGGCGATGATGGAAATCAGCTGGAAGCCGTCGGAGAAGACGCTGCGGCAGTTCGGCTTCGGGTGTCTGGTGATGCTGCCGGTGCTCGGGTATCTGCTGCACTGGCGGTTTGGACTGCCTGCAAAGGCCGCCTGGGGAATGGCGGCGGCGGGGGTGCTGCTGTTTGCAGCCGGATTGAGTGTGCCTAAGGCGGTTTGGCCGTTTTATGTCCTGCTGACGGCGGTCGGCTTTCCCATCGGCTGGCTGATCAGTCATGCGGTGATGATTCTGTTTTATTTCGGGATTCTGACCCCAATCGGGCTGGTGTTTCGGCTGATGGGGCGGGATGTGTTGCACTGCCGATGGGACAAACAGGCCCAGACGTATTGGGTGCGGTGTTCGCGTTCGGTTTCGGCCCGCCGCTATTTTCGCCAGTTTTAA